In Thermocrinis minervae, a single genomic region encodes these proteins:
- a CDS encoding ATP synthase F0 subunit B, whose protein sequence is MDIQQALYPNVTLFFQLILFLVFVFLVNLLLVKPYTQAIQERERLTSHNQGKAEEFLAQAKDLIDKAKEILEKGRQESNAILDQARKEAERERQERLSQAEEEVKRQIEDAVRSIRAQLEQEKANVDAHVKALVKDIVSRITEEAA, encoded by the coding sequence ATGGACATACAGCAAGCTCTTTACCCAAATGTAACACTCTTCTTTCAACTCATTCTGTTCCTAGTGTTTGTCTTCTTGGTCAACCTGCTGTTAGTCAAACCATATACGCAGGCCATACAAGAGAGGGAAAGGTTAACATCCCACAACCAAGGTAAGGCAGAGGAGTTTTTGGCTCAAGCCAAAGACCTTATAGACAAAGCAAAGGAGATCCTTGAGAAGGGAAGACAAGAATCAAACGCTATACTGGATCAGGCTAGAAAAGAGGCAGAGAGGGAAAGACAGGAAAGGCTTTCCCAAGCAGAGGAAGAAGTAAAGAGGCAGATAGAAGATGCAGTTAGAAGCATAAGGGCCCAGCTTGAGCAAGAAAAGGCCAACGTGGATGCTCATGTGAAGGCTCTTGTAAAAGATATAGTCTCCAGGATAACGGAGGAGGCAGCATGA
- the rpiB gene encoding ribose 5-phosphate isomerase B, which translates to MRIALGADHAGFELKEEIKVYLINIGHEVLDLGTKDTTSVDYPNFAQLVAQAVQKGQAERGILICGTGIGMCIAANKFKGIRAALCLNEYMARMSRRHNDANVLCLGSRVVGKELALSIVDAWLREEFEGGRHQLRVGMIEEFELKC; encoded by the coding sequence ATGAGGATAGCATTAGGAGCAGATCATGCAGGTTTTGAGCTAAAGGAAGAGATAAAGGTATACCTAATCAATATAGGACACGAAGTTTTAGACTTAGGCACCAAGGACACCACCTCAGTAGACTATCCCAACTTTGCCCAGCTTGTAGCTCAAGCTGTCCAAAAGGGTCAGGCAGAAAGAGGAATTCTAATATGTGGAACCGGCATAGGTATGTGCATAGCCGCCAACAAGTTTAAAGGAATAAGGGCTGCACTCTGTTTAAACGAGTATATGGCTAGAATGAGTAGAAGACACAACGACGCCAATGTCCTATGTCTTGGTAGCAGGGTAGTAGGTAAGGAGCTCGCCCTCTCTATAGTGGATGCCTGGCTTAGAGAGGAGTTTGAAGGAGGTAGGCACCAACTCAGAGTTGGCATGATTGAAGAGTTTGAGTTAAAATGTTAG
- the gatB gene encoding Asp-tRNA(Asn)/Glu-tRNA(Gln) amidotransferase subunit GatB produces MEFEPVIGLEIHVQIDTRSKMFCSCPVEFGAEPNSNVCPVCLGLPGSLPVVNKKAVEKAIRAALALNCQINTRSIFARKNYFYPDLPKGYQISQYEEPLAVNGWIDVDGKRIRIRRLHLEEDAGKNIHEGDKSYVDLNRAGTPLMEIVTEPDIDSPELARMFLEELRSIMRYAGVSRADMEKGQLRCDINVSVRPKGSNILGTRVEIKNVNSFKFVQKAIEYEIERQIQIIRDGGKVEQETRTFDPSTGRTYSMRSKEEAEDYRYFPDPDLLPLIVPKEWIEEIRSSMPELPHQRRERLVKDYGITQKEASILTLHKELGDFFEEVLKHYPQDPKMACNLLLNDLLGYLGEKGLSLEEAPITPEHLAQLIKLLKEGVLSSKLAKEVLKKMVDTGKLPKVIVEEEGLVQVSDEETIRRLVEEVLKEHPQEVERYKKGEEKLFGFFVGQVMKKAKGKANPQKVNQILKEALSS; encoded by the coding sequence GGAAGCCTACCAGTGGTAAACAAGAAGGCTGTAGAGAAGGCCATAAGGGCAGCTTTAGCTCTAAACTGCCAGATAAACACCAGGTCCATCTTTGCCAGGAAGAACTACTTCTACCCTGATCTACCCAAAGGCTACCAAATATCCCAATACGAAGAACCCTTGGCTGTGAACGGTTGGATAGATGTGGATGGTAAAAGGATAAGGATAAGAAGGCTTCATTTAGAAGAAGATGCTGGCAAGAACATACACGAAGGAGACAAAAGTTACGTGGACCTAAACAGGGCAGGCACGCCTCTCATGGAGATAGTAACAGAGCCAGACATAGACTCTCCAGAGCTTGCACGTATGTTCTTAGAGGAGCTAAGGAGCATAATGCGTTATGCAGGTGTCTCAAGGGCAGACATGGAGAAGGGACAGCTGAGATGCGACATAAACGTCTCTGTGAGACCTAAGGGATCTAACATTCTAGGTACAAGGGTAGAGATAAAGAACGTAAACTCCTTTAAGTTTGTGCAGAAGGCTATAGAGTATGAGATAGAAAGACAGATACAGATAATAAGAGATGGCGGCAAGGTAGAGCAAGAGACAAGAACCTTTGATCCATCAACGGGCAGGACCTACAGCATGAGGTCCAAGGAAGAAGCTGAAGATTACAGGTACTTCCCGGATCCAGATCTCCTACCCTTGATAGTACCAAAAGAGTGGATAGAAGAGATAAGGTCAAGCATGCCCGAGCTACCCCACCAGAGGAGGGAAAGGCTAGTTAAAGACTATGGCATAACCCAGAAGGAGGCTAGCATCTTAACATTGCATAAGGAGCTTGGAGACTTCTTTGAGGAGGTTCTAAAACATTACCCACAAGATCCAAAGATGGCCTGCAACCTTCTTTTGAACGACCTTCTTGGATACCTAGGAGAAAAAGGACTCAGCTTAGAAGAAGCTCCCATAACCCCCGAACACTTGGCCCAGCTTATTAAACTCCTTAAGGAAGGCGTGCTATCCTCCAAGCTCGCAAAAGAAGTTCTCAAGAAGATGGTAGATACCGGTAAGCTACCTAAGGTAATAGTGGAAGAAGAGGGACTTGTACAGGTAAGCGATGAAGAGACAATAAGAAGGCTTGTGGAGGAAGTCCTAAAAGAGCACCCGCAGGAAGTAGAGAGGTACAAAAAGGGAGAGGAAAAGCTCTTCGGCTTTTTTGTAGGACAGGTTATGAAAAAAGCAAAGGGTAAGGCAAACCCACAGAAGGTCAACCAGATACTAAAGGAGGCCCTAAGCTCATGA